A single window of Leptospira koniambonensis DNA harbors:
- a CDS encoding MFS transporter: MRAWATTFIILIFAILAFIDRISISLMVDPIKNSFRIDDFRMGLLQGPAFALFFLLGSLPMGWIVDRYSKRWTIYLGVTVWSLATIASAFANSFFALVIARCIVGLGEATLQPAGWSMVAKIFPARRFGLAISILSSGAQIGAAFSYILGGLILAESVRIGSFASSFVGLLTPWQIVFLVSGIPGIFLAFLIFIAPKERKGNREDTGENSLGLKSFIHEERKFLTYHFLGFGFQCAMVLGAAAWIPTYLQRIEEISVTTTGVILAILAFPIGTFGVIFAGWFADRAYAQGRHDIHLSHFSNVCAVMVLIGGLTFSFSKSAPLTIAALAFMGLIQPFSGVAGASLQISTPSAVRGRISAAFIMFYNAVGMTLGPSFIAFISDYVVGPERLGIAIAINFAVMGSLASLFLWLGKSHAAAASRKYGALIPDQNG, translated from the coding sequence ATGAGAGCTTGGGCAACGACATTCATCATTTTAATCTTTGCAATCCTAGCGTTCATCGATCGCATTTCCATTTCCCTGATGGTCGATCCGATTAAGAACTCCTTTAGAATAGATGATTTCAGGATGGGACTTTTGCAGGGTCCAGCTTTCGCGCTCTTCTTTCTGTTGGGGAGTCTGCCGATGGGATGGATCGTAGATCGTTATTCGAAACGGTGGACGATCTATCTTGGTGTAACCGTTTGGTCTCTTGCTACGATAGCGAGCGCATTTGCAAATTCGTTCTTCGCTTTGGTAATCGCTCGATGTATCGTCGGTTTGGGAGAAGCGACTCTGCAGCCGGCAGGATGGAGCATGGTCGCAAAGATTTTTCCTGCGCGACGATTCGGACTTGCGATCAGCATTCTTTCTTCAGGAGCACAAATCGGAGCCGCTTTTTCATATATTTTAGGCGGCTTGATTCTTGCGGAATCTGTACGTATCGGTTCTTTTGCGAGCTCTTTCGTCGGACTTCTTACTCCTTGGCAAATTGTATTTTTAGTCTCGGGAATTCCAGGAATCTTTCTGGCTTTTCTTATATTCATCGCTCCCAAAGAGAGAAAAGGAAATAGGGAAGATACAGGAGAAAATTCGTTAGGCCTTAAATCCTTTATTCATGAGGAAAGAAAGTTCCTGACCTACCATTTTCTCGGATTCGGATTCCAGTGCGCGATGGTTCTCGGCGCAGCGGCATGGATACCTACATATTTGCAACGCATCGAAGAGATTAGTGTCACGACCACTGGAGTTATTTTAGCGATCCTTGCATTTCCAATCGGTACATTCGGGGTGATTTTTGCAGGATGGTTTGCGGATCGAGCCTATGCACAAGGTCGCCATGATATCCATTTATCTCATTTTTCTAATGTATGTGCGGTTATGGTTTTAATAGGTGGCCTTACTTTCTCATTTTCTAAATCCGCTCCTTTGACGATCGCCGCTCTCGCGTTCATGGGATTGATTCAACCGTTTTCGGGAGTAGCAGGGGCATCCTTGCAAATATCTACTCCGAGTGCGGTTCGAGGAAGGATCTCCGCCGCGTTCATTATGTTCTATAATGCAGTGGGGATGACTTTGGGACCTAGCTTCATCGCCTTTATCAGCGATTATGTGGTTGGGCCGGAGCGACTCGGGATAGCAATTGCAATCAATTTTGCTGTAATGGGATCTCTTGCCTCCTTGTTTCTTTGGCTAGGAAAATCTCATGCAGCGGCTGCTTCCCGAAAATACGGAGCTTTGATTCCGGATCAAAACGGATAG
- a CDS encoding NAD-dependent epimerase/dehydratase family protein: MAETVLVTGGTGFVASRCIRELLHKNFIVHTTIRSSGKESLLRSTLNVFDERLKVFVADLTSDAGWDEAVRGCRFVLHIASPLIGKDEGNPDVFALPAQEGTLRVLRASVREKVKRVVMTSAAAAARPPLDSGRESVEDVWADPEDSQFDEYRKSKIRAERIAWEFMRSEGGETEFTSILPGAVFGPIMSEENLHGSVQIIDGMLKGKFPLLAPIGFYVVDVRDLADAHIRAILSPNAAGERFIVAGEFMWMKEIAQTLKEHLGTVATKVSTSSLPGFVVKLLAPFSSQMRSISPLVHKKFEQSSEKAKRILGFQARSAVETIVDCANSLRNSVRL; this comes from the coding sequence GTGGCCGAAACAGTTTTAGTAACCGGCGGGACCGGATTCGTTGCAAGCCGATGCATTCGCGAACTTCTTCATAAGAATTTTATTGTGCATACTACGATTCGTAGTTCAGGAAAGGAGTCTTTGCTCCGTTCGACATTGAACGTTTTCGATGAGCGGCTCAAAGTATTTGTGGCTGATCTTACCAGTGATGCGGGTTGGGATGAGGCTGTTCGTGGATGTAGATTTGTTCTGCATATCGCTTCTCCCTTAATAGGAAAAGATGAGGGAAATCCGGATGTTTTCGCCTTGCCTGCTCAAGAAGGAACTTTGCGCGTCCTAAGAGCTTCAGTAAGGGAAAAAGTAAAGCGTGTGGTGATGACTTCTGCAGCTGCAGCAGCTCGCCCACCATTAGACTCGGGAAGGGAGAGCGTGGAAGATGTATGGGCGGATCCTGAGGATTCTCAATTCGACGAGTATCGAAAATCTAAGATCCGTGCGGAGAGAATCGCTTGGGAGTTCATGCGCTCCGAAGGAGGAGAAACGGAATTTACTAGCATTTTGCCCGGAGCAGTTTTCGGTCCGATTATGAGCGAAGAGAACTTACATGGTTCGGTTCAAATAATCGACGGGATGTTGAAAGGAAAGTTTCCCCTCTTAGCTCCGATAGGATTTTACGTCGTCGATGTTCGTGATTTAGCAGATGCACATATCCGTGCCATACTAAGTCCCAATGCTGCGGGGGAAAGGTTCATTGTCGCTGGCGAATTTATGTGGATGAAGGAGATTGCGCAAACCCTGAAAGAACATCTTGGTACGGTGGCCACAAAGGTTTCTACAAGTAGTTTACCCGGCTTCGTGGTAAAGCTTCTTGCACCTTTCAGTTCACAAATGAGAAGTATCAGTCCTTTGGTTCATAAGAAATTCGAGCAATCCTCCGAAAAGGCGAAGCGTATTCTCGGTTTTCAGGCTCGTTCCGCCGTTGAAACCATAGTCGATTGTGCGAATAGCTTGAGGAATTCTGTAAGATTATGA
- a CDS encoding AraC family transcriptional regulator gives MKGPLLHVKNTEETSTQTNFQKLLDEVVALTHGYGEGKTQTIIPFLHIARRSAPTQTSCGIINPSFCIVAQGRKTGFIGTEVVSYGAGDFVAASVDMPATGHVSKASRTSPYVGVTLDFNRKEVATIITEAKIRIQQFDVKPMAGALIGKFDSGILELFIKLLKLLKKSEEEALFVGALVKKELIYRILISPYGQLFAKQAISEQKSDQIERIVEWIRDNFNVPITIEQLAKKHHMSASALHQKFKIVTTMGPIQYQKRLRLLEARKLLLSGMIDVTTAAFEVGYESLSQFNREYKRLFGLAPLKDIKRIRNTSGLFSELRGE, from the coding sequence ATGAAGGGACCATTACTCCATGTTAAGAATACGGAAGAGACTTCAACACAGACAAACTTTCAGAAATTGTTGGATGAAGTCGTAGCATTAACCCATGGCTACGGCGAAGGAAAAACACAGACAATTATTCCCTTTTTGCATATCGCTCGACGGAGTGCTCCGACTCAAACCAGCTGTGGAATTATCAATCCTTCCTTTTGCATAGTTGCTCAAGGGAGGAAAACCGGATTTATCGGAACTGAAGTAGTCAGTTACGGTGCAGGTGATTTCGTCGCTGCCTCTGTGGATATGCCTGCGACAGGACACGTATCTAAAGCGAGCCGAACCTCCCCTTACGTCGGAGTTACGTTAGACTTCAATCGTAAGGAAGTTGCTACAATCATTACCGAAGCAAAAATTAGAATCCAGCAGTTCGATGTAAAACCTATGGCCGGAGCATTGATCGGAAAATTCGACTCAGGAATTCTCGAACTTTTTATTAAACTCTTAAAATTATTAAAAAAATCGGAGGAAGAGGCACTTTTCGTGGGAGCTCTCGTTAAGAAGGAATTAATTTACCGCATTTTAATAAGCCCGTACGGACAATTATTCGCAAAACAAGCAATATCCGAACAAAAGTCCGATCAAATTGAAAGAATTGTAGAATGGATTCGGGACAACTTCAATGTACCGATCACGATCGAACAGTTAGCTAAAAAACATCATATGAGTGCATCCGCTCTTCACCAAAAATTCAAGATCGTGACTACAATGGGACCAATCCAATATCAAAAAAGACTAAGACTGCTCGAAGCGAGGAAGCTGCTACTAAGCGGGATGATAGATGTGACTACAGCGGCTTTTGAAGTCGGATATGAAAGTCTGTCCCAATTTAACAGAGAATACAAAAGACTTTTCGGGTTAGCTCCACTGAAAGATATCAAACGAATTAGAAATACATCCGGTTTGTTCTCGGAACTACGAGGCGAGTAA
- a CDS encoding alpha/beta fold hydrolase produces MKVLVTIVSLIVLTGLQLNAKSIDESQRAILLQNGDASEFISLPMGVMHVRISGPKDGPVVLLVHGAVIGGYAYKNWQKPLADAGFRVIVPDLFGYGLSDRPDIDYTKDFYVLQLKQLLEKLRIESPVQIVGASMGGAIVAAFTANYPEKVKSVVLMAPAGVGKDNRPTSSILLWPGLGDLIFHFFGSAQMKRQMDEANVNSPDRQNIAHWMELQTQYTGFAEGILNTLRHYKIYWQPEDFQALGKTKKAVLTLWGTSDTVNAFEQSQTLQEFVPQAKIIPIQDKGHAITFNVSERVLEFVIDFLLGNSLRK; encoded by the coding sequence ATGAAAGTATTAGTAACTATTGTAAGCCTGATCGTACTTACAGGACTGCAATTAAACGCGAAAAGTATTGATGAAAGCCAACGTGCTATACTTCTACAAAATGGAGACGCAAGTGAGTTTATCTCATTGCCCATGGGAGTCATGCATGTACGAATTTCCGGTCCTAAAGACGGCCCGGTAGTTTTACTCGTTCATGGTGCGGTAATTGGAGGCTATGCATACAAAAATTGGCAAAAGCCACTTGCAGATGCAGGATTTCGAGTTATCGTTCCCGACTTATTCGGCTACGGACTTTCGGATCGACCCGACATAGACTATACAAAGGATTTCTATGTTTTACAGTTAAAACAACTGTTGGAAAAACTTCGGATTGAAAGTCCCGTTCAAATCGTAGGCGCCTCCATGGGGGGAGCGATTGTTGCAGCGTTTACTGCAAATTATCCCGAGAAAGTAAAGTCCGTCGTATTAATGGCACCGGCTGGAGTTGGTAAAGACAATCGTCCCACAAGCAGTATTTTACTTTGGCCGGGTTTGGGAGACTTGATTTTTCATTTCTTTGGGTCTGCTCAGATGAAAAGACAAATGGATGAGGCCAACGTAAATTCTCCGGACCGTCAAAATATTGCTCACTGGATGGAATTGCAGACGCAATACACTGGATTTGCCGAAGGAATATTGAATACCCTCCGACATTATAAAATATATTGGCAACCGGAAGATTTCCAAGCACTTGGAAAAACGAAAAAGGCGGTACTTACACTCTGGGGAACTTCGGATACCGTGAATGCATTTGAGCAATCTCAAACACTTCAAGAATTCGTTCCTCAGGCAAAAATCATTCCGATTCAAGACAAAGGTCATGCGATTACGTTTAACGTAAGTGAACGCGTATTGGAATTCGTAATCGACTTTCTGCTGGGAAACTCTTTGCGCAAATAA
- a CDS encoding helix-turn-helix domain-containing protein — protein sequence MSKRSADRIRRFTSYKTISLSDSLDHAIYVDRIYQKERLTIEDLAKHLKVTVRQLSQFINEENRQNFSQYINGKRIEYVLLRLESESKPNLLRIALDAGFNSKSSFNWIFKLELGMSPSEYIKSKRKIQVR from the coding sequence ATGTCCAAAAGGTCTGCGGACCGAATTCGAAGATTTACATCCTATAAAACTATTAGCCTCTCCGATTCCTTGGACCACGCTATTTATGTAGATAGGATCTACCAGAAAGAAAGACTTACGATTGAAGATCTAGCAAAACATCTGAAAGTAACGGTCCGACAACTCTCTCAGTTTATTAACGAGGAAAATCGCCAAAATTTTTCTCAGTATATTAACGGAAAGCGAATTGAATATGTGCTTCTTCGATTAGAATCCGAATCGAAACCCAATTTGCTTCGAATTGCCCTCGACGCCGGATTCAATTCGAAATCCAGCTTTAATTGGATTTTTAAATTAGAACTGGGTATGTCGCCTTCTGAATATATAAAATCAAAACGCAAAATCCAAGTGAGATGA
- a CDS encoding pectin acetylesterase-family hydrolase: MKYSFCLALIALAFLITCRKESEGISSEELLLYSIFYTPYEEISVGPGTIQINTAATAGSSYQTGRSYTPKCPDKNGSGELPFTFYRRKTAEKNSKLLINFMGGGSCWSSYNCFGSNTTTYVNYKDYPFFIVSKFFFSEGIFNKDIASNPLKDYDVIIIPHCSADLFFGSKTAAYQDPTKGNTNVDFPHYGHDNFLAVLKYIQENYQGVTDVFVLGQSAGGYSAILNYPHIREAITELSPSASVNVLTDSSVGVTSASLFSAMVGNWDANKNLPTWVTGINSTYFSGSPSFDDYIKKIAAYYSSDRVGMLTSAFDTTQRYFYKLVDTVAGISDPSEYTNAIIQDPYDSNRKNSALFGSFPLGDTVPDGSVGVSGSNCDWVSQTIQKAKSIATASPNFSYYIAPGDIHTRTGHNEMFQLKSANQPFVSWVNSMVNGPLPSSVRCYDGGSSCILDNLTPTFINLALKKPTSNESYASSKDLSQTCNTASFFN, encoded by the coding sequence ATGAAATATTCATTTTGCCTAGCTTTGATAGCATTGGCATTCTTAATCACGTGTAGAAAAGAAAGCGAAGGAATCAGTTCAGAAGAACTACTTCTATACTCAATTTTTTATACTCCATACGAAGAGATCAGCGTTGGCCCGGGAACGATCCAAATAAATACAGCAGCAACAGCCGGTTCAAGTTATCAGACTGGCCGCTCCTACACTCCTAAATGCCCAGATAAAAATGGATCCGGAGAATTGCCTTTCACATTCTATCGAAGAAAAACTGCGGAAAAAAATTCCAAGTTACTAATCAACTTCATGGGGGGAGGCAGCTGCTGGAGCAGTTACAATTGTTTCGGAAGTAATACTACAACATATGTAAATTACAAAGATTACCCGTTTTTCATCGTTTCTAAGTTTTTCTTTAGTGAAGGGATATTTAATAAGGATATAGCAAGCAATCCGCTCAAAGATTACGATGTAATCATTATTCCACATTGCTCTGCTGATTTGTTTTTTGGATCCAAAACGGCAGCATACCAAGATCCGACTAAAGGAAACACCAATGTGGATTTTCCCCATTACGGGCATGACAATTTCCTCGCAGTCTTAAAATATATTCAGGAAAATTATCAGGGGGTCACAGATGTATTTGTCCTCGGACAAAGTGCCGGAGGATATTCTGCAATATTAAATTATCCTCATATAAGGGAGGCTATAACAGAACTCAGTCCATCGGCTTCGGTTAACGTTTTAACTGATTCATCCGTAGGGGTAACTTCAGCCAGCTTATTCAGTGCCATGGTAGGCAATTGGGATGCAAATAAAAATCTACCGACATGGGTAACCGGAATCAACTCGACTTATTTTTCAGGAAGCCCATCGTTCGACGATTATATTAAAAAAATTGCTGCCTATTATTCAAGCGATAGAGTCGGAATGTTGACATCAGCATTTGACACTACCCAAAGATACTTTTACAAGTTAGTAGATACAGTAGCTGGAATTTCTGATCCTAGCGAATATACGAATGCGATAATACAAGATCCATATGATTCTAATAGAAAAAACTCCGCGCTTTTCGGGAGTTTTCCTCTTGGAGATACTGTACCTGACGGATCGGTGGGGGTCTCAGGTTCAAACTGCGATTGGGTAAGTCAGACAATCCAGAAAGCAAAATCAATTGCAACTGCCTCGCCAAATTTCAGTTATTATATTGCTCCAGGAGATATTCACACAAGAACAGGACATAACGAAATGTTCCAACTCAAATCGGCAAACCAACCGTTTGTCTCCTGGGTAAATTCGATGGTAAATGGTCCGTTACCGAGTTCCGTTCGATGTTATGATGGCGGGAGTTCCTGCATATTAGATAATCTAACACCTACATTTATCAATCTGGCGTTAAAAAAACCTACCTCAAACGAATCTTATGCTTCGAGTAAGGACCTAAGCCAAACCTGTAACACCGCCTCTTTTTTTAACTAG
- a CDS encoding LamG domain-containing protein has translation MSNLRYPLIVILFVIFSFQNCGTALLLNALWPSGGDDRIENIGDLFLANINVGLIHYWPLDGDATDRVGSIHLTAFGTAGPKLISDHNGLPNGAYSYDGIDSWHSSDAIAGEPILTGIASFTLSAWVKGKFKPSAGGTIMGQGDGLGFQFLDGSTNCLHGIRIYTVSGGSGVVSNVSPCGIYQDDVWYHVTFIWDLPNNTANLYVGNDLVKSVVYNPNGTPWNSGAPFTLGYGTLGGGSQPISIDEVRIYDRIVPPIFFSF, from the coding sequence ATGTCTAACCTCCGTTATCCTCTCATCGTTATCCTTTTCGTAATTTTCAGTTTTCAAAATTGCGGAACTGCTCTTCTCTTGAATGCCCTTTGGCCTTCAGGAGGAGATGATCGTATTGAGAACATAGGAGATCTTTTCCTTGCGAACATAAACGTTGGCTTGATCCATTATTGGCCCTTGGATGGGGACGCAACCGATAGAGTCGGATCTATCCACCTAACTGCATTTGGAACCGCCGGACCTAAGCTAATCTCCGATCACAATGGTTTACCCAATGGAGCCTACAGTTACGATGGTATAGACTCATGGCATAGCTCGGATGCGATTGCTGGGGAACCTATACTAACTGGAATCGCTTCCTTTACTCTTAGCGCTTGGGTAAAAGGAAAATTTAAACCCTCTGCAGGAGGTACAATTATGGGACAAGGAGACGGTCTAGGATTTCAGTTTTTAGACGGGTCCACCAATTGTTTACATGGAATCCGAATTTACACAGTAAGCGGAGGATCGGGAGTCGTGAGCAATGTCAGTCCTTGCGGAATCTACCAAGACGATGTTTGGTATCATGTAACTTTCATCTGGGATCTTCCTAATAATACTGCCAACTTATATGTTGGAAATGATCTAGTAAAGTCGGTAGTATATAATCCAAATGGAACCCCTTGGAACTCCGGTGCCCCCTTTACCTTAGGATACGGCACACTTGGCGGAGGCTCTCAGCCCATCAGTATAGACGAAGTTCGAATTTATGATAGAATTGTTCCTCCGATATTTTTCAGTTTTTAA
- a CDS encoding metallophosphoesterase — translation MKIGLLHLTDIHFSPTTNVQPKIESIKNIVNSNFISIEKLYIAVTGDIAEKGSTKEYLVAEDFFRKLIEGLKAVQPSLAIEILFVPGNHDCNFESESDLRKSIINNISYNSLGSDNSVIDCALSVQSEFWEYYSKFRSIPENKLYYRVEDKIGNFAICFHCYNTAWMSNLKEKPGTLFFPVKNFQADGQNFHLDIGLYHHPINWFTPKTEENNKIEFQLFLEKTCSIQLVGHEHIATGSAAENLDKIEYTICISGQNFNLKNQPGSCGFNLIEVDLLNEDLKYTKYSWDGEIFISSESKKINYSKKEKRELIIKKEFLSKIAEIGIPLNINSHKLKLGDIFIYPHLERMGVEDTKIDEYTESGDLLSDSDLQYCILEGESQSGKSSLLKTIFTRFYEKGVYPILIDGTEIKNVESDQFIKNSLNRIYETSSKLYDRYKQLPKSEKVILIDNFHRMKGGSELKQDFLRKLTEKFSNVILTIDTANGILPFVHSEFSNYKSFKIKAFGYKKRNEIIEKYLKLQDNTSIIDEEKFLKKIQNTYEQIGNLLGNEVLPSYPVFLLTLLHALSNASYELKETSFAYCYQTLLTLALVGKAKVENEDLSVYFNFLESLSYKLFTLPKYQISEADYIGFQAEYAKKWILPDASRVTQKLVDSQILRNENGTYEFGYKYIFYYLVAKYLAKRIAFEDGKEAIKSLFENLEAEINANILVFITHHNIDSSFIQDSVLHAMLSFSETKEITLDKDCHSYLQIGDIIESIKNDVIDASRNKPLEERKKALQAQDSANRETERRNVDASTINQEIRDTMMPFLKAFRLMDIVGQIAKNRKGSLQKDELSNMIKEIYLNGFRMISSFGGILSAEKDLITEEIKLKFEKEREEKYKDKKWMLEKSEDEDKISKRIKVFFNLITLETCLSVFAKIIQATGMRDLKEIYMEVAKEIGTPAAKLVSFSINSYFNKVTSEDVKELAEEFKDNFVALFILKARVKSYIYYNYVDHREKMKLAQILDMKIINNRKTH, via the coding sequence ATGAAAATAGGGCTATTGCACTTAACAGATATTCACTTTTCTCCAACAACTAATGTCCAACCCAAAATTGAAAGTATTAAGAATATTGTTAATTCGAATTTTATAAGTATTGAGAAGTTGTATATAGCAGTAACTGGAGATATTGCTGAAAAAGGATCAACGAAAGAATATTTAGTAGCTGAGGATTTCTTTCGGAAATTAATAGAAGGCTTAAAAGCTGTTCAACCTTCGCTTGCAATTGAGATTCTTTTTGTTCCTGGAAATCATGATTGTAATTTTGAATCTGAAAGCGATTTGAGAAAAAGTATTATTAATAACATCAGTTATAATTCTTTAGGATCGGACAATAGCGTCATTGACTGTGCTCTTTCTGTTCAGAGCGAATTTTGGGAATACTATTCTAAGTTTCGATCCATTCCTGAAAATAAATTATATTACCGTGTTGAAGATAAAATTGGAAACTTTGCGATATGTTTTCATTGCTATAACACTGCATGGATGTCAAATTTAAAAGAGAAACCCGGAACTTTATTCTTTCCAGTAAAGAACTTTCAGGCAGATGGGCAGAACTTTCACCTTGATATCGGACTATATCATCATCCGATCAATTGGTTTACACCGAAAACAGAGGAGAATAATAAAATTGAATTTCAATTATTTTTGGAAAAGACCTGTTCTATTCAGCTGGTTGGCCATGAGCACATTGCTACTGGTAGTGCTGCTGAAAACTTAGATAAAATTGAATATACAATTTGTATTTCGGGTCAAAATTTTAATCTTAAAAACCAACCGGGTAGTTGTGGTTTCAACTTAATCGAAGTAGATTTATTGAATGAAGATTTGAAATACACGAAATATTCTTGGGATGGCGAAATTTTTATATCTTCCGAATCTAAAAAAATAAATTACTCGAAGAAAGAAAAAAGAGAATTAATAATTAAAAAGGAATTTTTGAGTAAGATTGCTGAAATTGGAATTCCCCTCAATATAAATAGCCACAAGTTAAAACTTGGCGATATTTTTATTTATCCTCATTTAGAAAGAATGGGCGTCGAGGATACAAAAATTGACGAATATACAGAGTCGGGAGATTTATTATCCGATTCTGATTTACAGTATTGTATTTTAGAGGGGGAGAGCCAATCCGGGAAATCTTCCTTGTTGAAAACAATTTTTACAAGATTTTATGAAAAGGGTGTCTACCCAATATTGATTGACGGAACGGAAATAAAGAATGTCGAATCTGATCAATTTATTAAAAATTCATTAAATAGAATATATGAAACAAGTTCTAAATTATATGATCGATATAAGCAACTGCCTAAAAGCGAAAAAGTAATCTTGATCGATAACTTTCATAGAATGAAAGGAGGATCGGAGTTAAAGCAGGATTTTCTTAGAAAATTGACTGAAAAGTTTTCCAATGTGATTTTGACTATAGATACGGCTAACGGGATTTTGCCTTTTGTTCACTCTGAGTTTAGTAATTATAAGAGCTTTAAAATCAAAGCCTTTGGCTATAAGAAAAGAAATGAGATCATAGAGAAGTATTTAAAATTACAAGACAATACTTCAATCATCGATGAAGAAAAATTTTTAAAGAAGATTCAAAATACATATGAACAAATTGGGAATCTTTTGGGTAATGAAGTTTTACCATCATATCCTGTTTTTTTGCTTACCTTGCTTCATGCTTTAAGTAATGCTTCGTATGAGCTAAAGGAAACATCGTTTGCTTATTGTTATCAAACCCTTTTAACTCTCGCTCTTGTTGGAAAAGCTAAAGTTGAAAATGAAGATCTGAGTGTCTATTTTAACTTTTTAGAATCTCTTTCTTATAAGCTTTTTACGTTGCCAAAATATCAAATTTCAGAAGCTGATTATATTGGTTTTCAGGCTGAATATGCAAAAAAATGGATATTGCCAGATGCTAGTAGAGTTACTCAAAAATTGGTCGATTCACAAATATTAAGGAATGAAAATGGAACTTACGAGTTTGGATATAAATATATTTTTTATTATTTAGTTGCGAAATATTTGGCGAAAAGAATTGCATTTGAGGACGGCAAAGAGGCTATCAAATCTCTGTTTGAAAATTTAGAAGCTGAAATAAATGCAAATATATTGGTCTTTATTACTCACCACAATATAGACTCATCGTTTATCCAAGATTCTGTTTTGCATGCGATGTTATCTTTTTCCGAAACTAAGGAAATTACTTTAGATAAGGATTGTCATTCATATCTCCAAATAGGAGATATAATTGAATCAATTAAAAACGATGTTATTGACGCTTCTCGAAATAAACCTTTGGAAGAGCGAAAAAAGGCGTTACAAGCACAGGATTCTGCTAATCGAGAAACGGAACGAAGGAATGTAGACGCATCAACCATTAATCAAGAGATTAGAGACACAATGATGCCGTTTTTGAAGGCTTTTAGACTGATGGACATTGTTGGACAAATTGCAAAGAATAGAAAAGGATCACTGCAAAAAGATGAATTGTCCAATATGATAAAAGAAATATACCTAAATGGGTTCCGTATGATTTCTTCTTTTGGTGGAATTTTGTCTGCAGAGAAGGATCTTATTACGGAAGAAATTAAATTAAAATTCGAGAAAGAGAGAGAAGAGAAATATAAAGATAAAAAATGGATGTTGGAGAAGAGTGAAGACGAAGACAAGATTTCGAAAAGGATTAAGGTATTTTTTAATTTGATTACATTGGAGACTTGTTTATCTGTATTTGCGAAAATAATCCAAGCAACTGGAATGAGAGATCTTAAAGAAATATATATGGAAGTTGCAAAAGAAATTGGTACTCCTGCAGCAAAACTTGTTTCATTCAGTATTAACTCGTATTTTAACAAAGTGACGAGTGAAGATGTCAAAGAATTAGCGGAAGAGTTCAAAGATAATTTTGTAGCGTTATTTATTTTAAAGGCTCGAGTTAAATCTTATATCTACTATAACTATGTTGATCATAGAGAAAAAATGAAGTTAGCTCAAATTCTTGATATGAAGATCATTAATAATCGTAAAACGCATTGA
- a CDS encoding site-specific integrase: MSSRSNVVNIIDYQNRRPTGPKNSDPESGIMLGKGLTDQTMIELVRRFSEPTMERDYRNRALLSLMSKTGLRAKEIVSLKFSHLFQAPSGEMLISYIKKGGRTGFSVISEETLEFIREYHSITGESHDYFFLSLPSRNGTSRSNLSTRGLQLIVNSWRVKTCSGRLVHPHAIRHTTGAKLLETSGSIAAQKVLGHSTPVTTSKYYTKPYFDGSKYLTWE, from the coding sequence ATGTCAAGTAGATCTAACGTTGTAAATATTATAGATTATCAAAATAGAAGACCTACAGGTCCTAAAAATTCGGATCCAGAATCGGGAATCATGCTCGGAAAAGGACTTACCGATCAGACGATGATTGAACTGGTAAGAAGGTTTTCCGAGCCTACAATGGAAAGAGATTATCGAAACCGAGCCCTGCTCTCGCTAATGAGTAAAACTGGACTCCGAGCTAAAGAGATCGTTTCTCTAAAGTTTTCTCACCTCTTCCAGGCTCCATCTGGCGAAATGCTAATTTCCTATATTAAGAAAGGCGGAAGGACCGGATTTTCAGTTATCTCAGAGGAAACATTAGAGTTTATTCGGGAGTATCATTCCATCACTGGGGAGAGTCATGACTACTTTTTCCTATCTCTCCCAAGTAGAAACGGAACCTCCCGCTCCAATCTTAGCACAAGAGGATTACAGCTAATAGTCAATTCCTGGAGAGTAAAGACTTGCTCTGGACGGCTTGTGCATCCTCATGCAATACGACATACAACCGGAGCTAAACTCTTAGAAACTTCCGGTTCAATAGCTGCACAGAAAGTTTTAGGTCACTCTACACCTGTGACTACTTCGAAATATTACACCAAACCCTACTTTGACGGATCAAAATATCTTACTTGGGAATGA